The following are from one region of the Cervus canadensis isolate Bull #8, Minnesota chromosome 21, ASM1932006v1, whole genome shotgun sequence genome:
- the ITFG2 gene encoding KICSTOR complex protein ITFG2 has product MRSVSYVQRVALEFSGSLFPHAICLGDVDNDTLNELVVGDTSGKLSVYKNDDSRPWLTCSCQGMLTCVGVGDVCNKGKNLVVAVSAEGWFHLCDLTPAKSLDGSGHHETLGGEEQRPVFKQHIPANTKVMLISDIDGDGRCELVVGYTDRVVRAFRWEDLGDGAEHPAGQLVSLKKWMLEGQVDSLSVTPGPLGVPELMVSQPGCAYAILLCTWNKDPGAPPTSEGPMEGTRETPAARDVVLHQTSGRIHNKNVSTHLIGNIKRGHSPDSGASGLFALCTLDGTLKLMEEADRLLWSVQVDHQLFALEKLDVTGNGHEEVVACAWDGQTYIIDHNRTVVRFQVDENIRAFCAGLYACKDSRNSPCLVYVTFNQKIYVYWEVQLERMESTNLLKVLEAQPEFRELLGELGVDPDELPAARALLHQTLYHPDQPPQCAPAGPQDPT; this is encoded by the exons TTAAATGAACTGGTGGTGGGGGACACCAGCGGAAAGCTGTCAGTGTATAAGAATGACGACAGCCGGCCATGGCTCACCTGCTCCTGCCAGGGAATG CTCACTTGCGTTGGGGTTGGGGACGTATGTAATAAAGGAAAG AACCTAGTGGTGGCCGTGAGTGCTGAGGGCTGGTTTCACTTGTGTGACCTGACGCCTGCCAAGTCCCTGGATGGTTCCGGGCACCACGAGACCCTTGGTGGGGAGGAGCAGCGCCCAGTCTTCAAGCAGCACATCCCTGCCAACACCAAGGTCATGCTGATCAGCGACATCg ATGGCGATGGCCGTTGCGAGCTGGTGGTGGGCTACACAGACCGTGTGGTCCGGGCTTTCCGCTGGGAAGACCTGGGCGACGGCGCCGAGCACCCAGCGGGGCAGCTGGTGTCGCTCAAGAAGTGGATGCTGGAGGGTCAG GTGGACAGTCTCTCGGTGACACCTGGGCCCCTGGGTGTTCCCGAACTGATGGTGTCTCAGCCAGGCTGTGCTTATGCGATTCTGCTGTGTACCTGGAACAAGGACCCAGGGGCGCCCCCCACCTCTGAGGGACCCATGGAGGGCACTCG GGAGACCCCGGCCGCCCGGGACGTCGTGTTGCACCAGACCTCCGGCCGCATCCACAACAAGAATGTCTCCACTCACCTCATCGGCAACATCAAGCGag GCCACAGCCCCGACAGTGGTGCCTCTGGTCTCTTTGCCCTCTGCACCCTTGATG GGACCCTGAAGCTCATGGAGGAGGCAGACAGGCTGCTGTGGTCGGTGCAGGTGGACCACCAGCTCTTCGCCCTCGAGAAACTGGACGTCACG GGTAACGGGCATGAGGAGGTGGTCGCCTGCGCCTGGGATGGCCAGACGTACATCATCGATCACAACCGCACCGTCGTCCGCTTCCAGGTGGACGAGAACATCCGCGCCTTCTGTGCAG GCCTGTATGCCTGCAAAGACAGCCGCAACAGCCCCTGCCTCGTGTACGTCACGTTCAACCAGAAGATCTACGTGTACTGGGAGGTGCAATTGGAGCGGATGGAGTCCACCAACCTGCTCAAAGTGCTGGAGGCCCAGCCGGAGTTCCGGGAGCTGCTGGGAGAGCTGGGCGTGG ATCCCGATGAGCTGCCTGCCGCCCGCGCCCTGCTTCACCAAACCCTCTACCATCCAGACCAGCCTCCACAGTGTGCCCCTGCGGGCCCCCAGGACCCCACCTAG